The following are encoded together in the Phragmitibacter flavus genome:
- the pstC gene encoding phosphate ABC transporter permease subunit PstC — MTRFFCWVFSLLALLAFGGLLAVFLWQSLPVWQAEGVGYVTKNRWFFRQQEFGAAAMIYGSAMVALVALLVAAPLGLGTAVLMSEYLPNRLRWGMKVLVELLAGVPSVVYGLLGILLLREWVYDSFEAFDLLSGDTLLTAGLLLAVMVLPTVVTLGDDALRAVPSTQRRAARGLGLTRAEVVGSVALPQAARGMGAALLLGFGRALGETVAVFLVVGRQDNQLPERWWSMQPLLESGQTLTSKLGGAETSIAYADDLHWGAMMGLGVLLLVLTGVVTLLGTIFRSRRNANA; from the coding sequence ATGACACGCTTTTTCTGTTGGGTATTCAGCCTGCTGGCTTTGTTGGCATTTGGCGGTTTGCTTGCGGTGTTCCTGTGGCAGAGCCTGCCGGTGTGGCAGGCGGAGGGCGTGGGGTATGTGACGAAGAACCGGTGGTTTTTCCGGCAGCAGGAGTTTGGGGCGGCTGCGATGATTTATGGATCGGCGATGGTGGCGCTGGTGGCGCTGCTGGTGGCGGCTCCTTTGGGGCTGGGGACGGCGGTGTTGATGTCGGAGTATTTGCCGAACCGGCTGCGTTGGGGGATGAAGGTGTTGGTGGAGCTTTTAGCGGGGGTGCCTTCGGTAGTTTACGGATTGCTGGGGATTTTGCTGCTGCGGGAGTGGGTCTATGATTCATTTGAGGCATTTGATTTGTTGAGTGGGGACACGCTGTTGACGGCGGGTTTGTTGTTGGCGGTGATGGTGTTGCCGACGGTGGTGACATTGGGGGATGATGCGTTGCGGGCGGTGCCATCGACACAGCGAAGGGCGGCGCGGGGTCTGGGACTGACCCGGGCGGAGGTGGTGGGAAGTGTGGCGCTGCCACAGGCGGCGAGAGGGATGGGGGCGGCGTTGTTGTTGGGGTTTGGTCGGGCCTTGGGGGAGACGGTGGCGGTGTTTTTGGTGGTGGGTCGGCAGGACAATCAGTTGCCGGAGCGGTGGTGGTCGATGCAGCCTTTGTTGGAGTCGGGTCAGACGCTGACGAGCAAGCTGGGCGGGGCGGAGACGAGCATCGCTTATGCCGATGATTTGCATTGGGGGGCGATGATGGGGCTGGGGGTGTTGCTGCTGGTTTTGACAGGGGTGGTGACGTTGTTGGGAACGATTTTTAGGTCGAGGAGGAACGCGAATGCGTAG
- a CDS encoding translation initiation factor, with amino-acid sequence MNPKDDPASPQHTWKMGRVVLQRETAHRGGKTVIVIKDFATHLPLSVIETIAKRVRSACGCGGTVRDKRIEIQGDQAAKIRTVLEAEGFEVRGVK; translated from the coding sequence ATGAACCCCAAAGACGATCCTGCATCACCACAACACACGTGGAAGATGGGTCGCGTTGTGCTCCAACGCGAAACCGCGCATCGCGGCGGCAAAACCGTCATCGTCATCAAAGACTTCGCCACTCACCTCCCTTTGTCAGTCATTGAAACCATCGCCAAACGCGTCCGCTCTGCCTGTGGTTGCGGAGGCACCGTGCGCGATAAACGCATCGAAATTCAGGGCGACCAAGCCGCCAAAATTCGCACCGTTCTCGAAGCCGAAGGTTTCGAAGTGCGGGGGGTGAAGTGA
- the cls gene encoding cardiolipin synthase, translating to MTLAEVWPILQHVWHWLVIAMAVSLVAVAFGHVLLRHRDARSAAFWAVIICFVPVVGAIFYVLFGINSLQRWGKRYHLEAEMGKGDVGAACPVNPWEMAPELTQMRGLAATLGRISRFGFTVGNRVTSLRNGDEAMFAMLDAIRAAETSVSLCSYIFEAKGIGAEFVEELSKAHERGVEVRVLVDDAGTRYSFPPVTRILRKRGVFAKRYMPLRFVLRILTMNLRNHRKILVVDGKVGFTGGMNIRQGNMLAANPSHPVQDMHFQVEGPVVRQLQRVFAEDWAFCAKEVLSGEKWYPALEPVGEVAAIGLPDGPDEDADVLIRTMLAAIGAAKEEIQIMTPYFLPNTRLTWALTLASLRGVRVSVITPSKNNIGFVQWASHTLYPELLRHGVQMFEATGHFDHSKFMVVDGAWSLIGSTNWDSRSLHLNYEFNLACFDDMLARDLGARFQESLECSVRITQKMLDEAPVLVRLRNGLARLFIPFL from the coding sequence ATGACTTTGGCGGAAGTTTGGCCGATTTTACAACATGTATGGCATTGGCTGGTGATCGCGATGGCGGTCAGCCTGGTGGCGGTGGCGTTTGGGCATGTGCTGCTGCGGCATCGCGATGCGCGGTCAGCCGCGTTCTGGGCGGTGATCATTTGTTTTGTGCCGGTGGTGGGCGCGATTTTTTATGTGCTGTTTGGCATCAACAGTTTGCAGCGTTGGGGGAAACGTTATCATCTGGAGGCCGAAATGGGTAAGGGCGACGTGGGGGCGGCGTGTCCGGTGAATCCATGGGAGATGGCTCCGGAACTGACGCAGATGCGGGGACTGGCAGCGACTTTGGGGCGGATCTCGCGCTTTGGATTTACCGTTGGCAACCGGGTGACGTCGCTACGCAATGGCGATGAAGCGATGTTTGCGATGCTGGATGCGATCCGTGCGGCGGAGACTTCGGTAAGTCTGTGCAGTTACATTTTTGAGGCGAAGGGGATCGGCGCAGAATTTGTGGAGGAACTGTCGAAAGCGCATGAGCGGGGCGTGGAGGTGCGGGTGTTGGTGGATGATGCGGGGACGCGTTATTCGTTTCCTCCGGTGACGCGAATTCTGCGCAAGCGCGGGGTGTTTGCGAAGCGTTACATGCCACTGCGGTTTGTGCTGCGCATTCTCACCATGAACCTGCGCAACCATCGCAAGATTCTGGTGGTGGATGGCAAGGTTGGATTCACGGGCGGGATGAACATTCGCCAGGGCAACATGCTGGCGGCGAATCCGTCGCATCCGGTGCAGGACATGCATTTTCAGGTGGAAGGGCCGGTGGTGCGGCAGTTGCAGCGGGTGTTTGCCGAGGACTGGGCATTCTGTGCGAAGGAGGTGCTGTCGGGCGAAAAATGGTATCCGGCATTGGAACCGGTAGGCGAGGTGGCGGCGATTGGATTGCCGGATGGTCCGGATGAGGACGCGGATGTGTTGATCCGCACCATGCTGGCGGCGATTGGTGCTGCGAAGGAGGAGATCCAAATCATGACGCCGTATTTCCTGCCGAATACGCGGCTGACCTGGGCGCTCACGTTGGCGTCCTTAAGAGGGGTGCGGGTGAGTGTCATCACGCCGAGCAAGAACAATATTGGGTTTGTGCAATGGGCATCGCACACGCTGTATCCGGAACTGCTGCGGCATGGGGTGCAGATGTTTGAGGCAACGGGTCATTTTGACCACAGCAAATTCATGGTGGTCGATGGGGCGTGGTCATTGATCGGGTCGACCAACTGGGATTCACGCAGTCTGCACCTCAACTACGAATTCAACCTCGCCTGCTTTGACGACATGCTGGCGCGCGATCTTGGCGCAAGGTTTCAGGAGAGTCTTGAATGCAGTGTGAGGATTACCCAGAAAATGCTGGATGAGGCGCCGGTGTTGGTGCGACTGCGGAACGGCCTGGCGCGGCTGTTCATTCCGTTTTTGTAG
- a CDS encoding sulfurtransferase encodes MNRLIAPLALLCLVTSLAQAEIKSISPADAKALIENPDPSQRPHVIDTRGGYKDYFRAHLPNAHHLNFDTLRGTDHGVPVQYLPDDLTQILLTRAGVDKTRPHLLYADGAALPNDEILSATMVAYVLEKFGVNDILILDGGLSAWKAAGYATTQEYPDTKSGNLSTASPLPISLSVDEVLKLKDQPGHVLVDARPINEYLGKDDVWLRKGHIPGAISFHWAKLMAADNTHQFKPFDSVKAELTAAGLTPDKNILVYCGTSREGSLLRFYLKHVAGYPHVRLYEGSWKEYASLKQHPVETKANEPK; translated from the coding sequence ATGAATCGCCTCATCGCCCCGCTTGCACTTCTTTGCCTCGTCACTTCCCTGGCTCAGGCCGAAATCAAATCCATCTCCCCTGCCGACGCCAAAGCCCTCATTGAAAACCCCGACCCCTCCCAACGCCCGCATGTCATCGACACCCGCGGCGGTTACAAAGACTACTTCCGGGCTCACCTCCCCAACGCCCACCACCTCAATTTCGATACCCTTCGCGGCACTGATCACGGCGTTCCCGTGCAATACCTCCCCGACGACCTCACCCAAATCCTCCTCACCCGCGCCGGAGTCGACAAAACCCGCCCCCATCTCCTTTATGCCGATGGTGCCGCCCTTCCCAACGACGAAATCCTCAGCGCCACCATGGTTGCTTATGTCCTCGAAAAGTTTGGCGTCAATGACATCCTCATTCTCGACGGCGGCCTCAGCGCCTGGAAAGCCGCCGGATACGCCACCACCCAAGAGTATCCCGACACCAAATCCGGCAACCTTTCCACCGCTTCTCCCCTGCCCATCTCCCTCTCCGTCGACGAGGTTCTCAAGCTCAAAGACCAGCCCGGTCATGTGCTTGTCGACGCCCGTCCCATCAATGAATACCTTGGCAAAGACGACGTTTGGCTTCGCAAAGGCCACATCCCCGGAGCCATCAGCTTTCACTGGGCCAAACTCATGGCGGCTGACAACACCCACCAATTCAAACCCTTCGACAGCGTCAAAGCGGAACTCACCGCCGCCGGTCTCACCCCCGACAAAAACATCCTCGTCTACTGCGGCACCTCACGCGAGGGCAGCCTGCTACGGTTTTATCTCAAACATGTCGCCGGTTATCCCCATGTCCGACTCTACGAAGGCTCCTGGAAAGAATACGCGTCGCTCAAACAACACCCCGTCGAAACCAAAGCGAACGAGCCCAAATAG
- a CDS encoding DNA adenine methylase: protein MKLLTESHPFILSALGGLPDQMVKFPRFRYMGSKFKLLPWIHEVLSDIPFESVTDAFSGSGVVSYLFKSMRKQVFSNDALAFPSVLSTATIANNTTHLTENDLEELLGAKARGKSEEFIRQTFQGIFYTNEELVFLDDLWAGIRCMDAPMKQSIAIAAILRSAVKRQPRGLFTVAGDPERYKDGRRDLKLTLREHFIEQVGCYNSAVFSNGKRNTSTSGDVFDVLVGNDLVYMDPPYVPLADDNCYMKRYHFLEGLACYWQDKEIMTTSKVRKITKPFTPFAYRHTALDAFDRLFRKFADSTLVLSYSSNAYPDLGSLRKLMQRYKSSVDVFEKTHRYHFGNHEASKRNLVQEYLIIGTS, encoded by the coding sequence ATGAAATTGCTGACCGAATCGCACCCTTTTATTCTAAGCGCTCTCGGCGGTCTTCCCGACCAGATGGTTAAATTTCCCAGGTTCCGGTATATGGGGAGCAAGTTCAAACTATTGCCTTGGATTCACGAGGTGTTAAGCGACATTCCGTTCGAGTCGGTGACGGATGCATTTTCGGGGTCTGGAGTGGTGTCCTATTTATTCAAGTCCATGCGCAAGCAGGTGTTCAGCAACGATGCCTTGGCGTTTCCGTCAGTGCTTTCAACGGCAACTATTGCAAACAATACAACTCATTTGACTGAGAATGATCTGGAGGAACTGCTCGGTGCAAAAGCGAGGGGGAAAAGCGAGGAATTTATTCGTCAGACTTTCCAAGGGATCTTTTATACAAATGAAGAACTTGTTTTCCTGGATGATTTATGGGCGGGGATCCGGTGCATGGACGCCCCAATGAAGCAATCGATTGCGATCGCAGCTATTCTTCGATCTGCTGTTAAACGGCAACCGCGTGGTTTATTTACTGTGGCCGGTGATCCCGAGCGTTATAAAGACGGGAGAAGGGATCTCAAACTGACACTGAGAGAACATTTTATTGAGCAGGTTGGGTGCTACAACTCCGCTGTTTTTAGCAACGGGAAACGCAACACCTCAACATCAGGCGATGTGTTTGATGTCTTAGTGGGTAACGACCTTGTCTACATGGATCCTCCCTATGTTCCACTAGCTGATGATAACTGTTACATGAAACGCTACCACTTCCTTGAAGGGTTGGCTTGCTACTGGCAGGATAAGGAGATCATGACAACGTCCAAGGTGCGAAAAATCACCAAACCCTTCACACCATTCGCCTATCGCCACACTGCACTTGATGCTTTTGATCGCTTGTTTAGGAAATTTGCTGACTCTACACTTGTGCTTTCTTACTCGTCCAATGCATATCCGGACCTCGGCAGCTTGAGAAAGTTGATGCAACGCTACAAATCGTCGGTTGATGTGTTTGAAAAAACACATCGGTATCATTTTGGAAACCATGAAGCATCCAAACGCAACTTAGTGCAAGAGTATCTTATCATCGGAACTTCATGA
- a CDS encoding PstA family ABC transporter permease, with amino-acid sequence MRRHRRRGLIDGGVVVLLSACGLVVLGLLLGLVGVLVVKGWGAISWEFLTGAMEQGGAEGGIFWHAVGTVILMVSAWGLCAPSALALALLQQVWWKGTRRGECMRTLFYTLNGVPSIVFGLFGFMVFVQWFGWGKSWLAGGIALAMSMLPTVTLALMERMQAIPAKYLEAAAGLGLNRAQVVWSVILPQSVGGLVTGSLLGVARAAGETAPIMFTATIFAGVTWPTAVKESPVLSLPYHIFVLAQDSFDPAVGSNLWGAALVLLGMVFALSLLALPWRLKMHEEFHD; translated from the coding sequence ATGCGTAGGCATAGGCGGCGGGGATTGATCGATGGAGGGGTGGTGGTGTTGCTTTCGGCCTGTGGGCTGGTGGTGCTGGGCTTGTTGCTGGGATTGGTGGGGGTGTTGGTGGTGAAGGGGTGGGGTGCGATTTCGTGGGAGTTTTTGACGGGGGCGATGGAACAAGGGGGGGCTGAGGGGGGGATCTTCTGGCATGCGGTGGGGACGGTGATTTTAATGGTGTCGGCTTGGGGTTTGTGTGCGCCTTCCGCATTGGCATTGGCGTTGTTGCAGCAGGTGTGGTGGAAGGGGACGCGGCGCGGGGAATGCATGAGGACGCTGTTTTACACGTTGAACGGGGTGCCGAGCATCGTGTTTGGGTTGTTTGGATTTATGGTGTTTGTGCAATGGTTTGGATGGGGCAAGTCGTGGCTGGCGGGGGGGATCGCGTTGGCGATGAGCATGTTGCCGACGGTGACGCTGGCGTTGATGGAGCGCATGCAGGCGATTCCGGCGAAATATCTGGAGGCGGCGGCTGGCTTGGGGCTGAATCGGGCGCAGGTGGTGTGGTCGGTGATTTTGCCGCAGAGTGTGGGCGGGTTGGTGACGGGGTCACTGCTGGGAGTGGCGCGGGCGGCGGGGGAGACGGCACCGATCATGTTTACGGCGACAATTTTTGCGGGGGTGACGTGGCCGACGGCGGTGAAGGAGAGCCCGGTGTTGTCGCTGCCGTATCACATTTTTGTATTGGCGCAGGATTCGTTTGATCCGGCGGTGGGATCGAATCTTTGGGGGGCGGCGCTGGTGTTGTTGGGGATGGTTTTTGCGCTGAGTTTGCTGGCGTTGCCGTGGAGATTAAAAATGCACGAGGAGTTTCATGATTGA
- a CDS encoding phosphate ABC transporter substrate-binding protein yields MTKNFLHLMLMMGLAVGAAAQAETLKINGSTTVNLPAAEAAEALRKEQGLDIQIDTQGGSSGGISMLGEGLVQIGMASKPVKDEDKAKFPKCDFKSIHVGEDAVAMIVSADVWEGGVKSITKEQAAGIYEGRITNWKELGGADRRIAFFNKEPGRGTWEVFTHWVYGDSKKAPQVNFPEVGGNEEARSKVGGTRGAVSQLSSTWVDNEKIFALGIKTEAGEVVEPTAEAISSKRYPLSRPLYLLTNGEPAGTAKTFVDFMLGERGQALVKKHGYLMLSELK; encoded by the coding sequence ATGACAAAGAATTTCCTGCATTTGATGTTGATGATGGGCTTGGCGGTCGGTGCGGCAGCGCAGGCGGAGACTCTGAAAATCAATGGGTCGACGACAGTGAATTTGCCGGCGGCTGAAGCGGCGGAGGCGCTGAGGAAAGAGCAGGGTTTGGATATTCAGATCGATACCCAGGGAGGAAGCTCGGGAGGAATTTCCATGCTGGGAGAGGGGCTGGTGCAGATTGGGATGGCCTCGAAGCCGGTGAAGGATGAGGACAAGGCGAAGTTTCCGAAGTGCGACTTCAAATCCATCCACGTGGGCGAAGATGCGGTGGCGATGATTGTTTCGGCGGATGTTTGGGAAGGTGGGGTGAAGTCGATCACCAAAGAGCAGGCAGCGGGCATTTATGAGGGACGGATCACGAACTGGAAGGAGCTTGGCGGGGCGGACCGGCGGATTGCGTTTTTTAACAAGGAGCCGGGTCGGGGCACTTGGGAGGTGTTTACGCATTGGGTGTATGGCGATTCGAAGAAGGCACCGCAGGTCAATTTCCCCGAAGTGGGCGGCAATGAAGAGGCGCGCAGCAAGGTGGGTGGGACACGTGGGGCGGTGAGCCAGCTCTCGTCGACCTGGGTGGACAACGAGAAAATTTTTGCCTTGGGGATCAAGACGGAGGCAGGCGAGGTGGTGGAGCCGACGGCGGAGGCGATCTCGAGCAAGAGGTATCCTTTGTCGCGTCCGTTGTATCTCCTGACCAATGGTGAACCCGCTGGGACTGCCAAAACGTTTGTCGATTTCATGTTGGGCGAGAGGGGGCAGGCGTTGGTGAAGAAGCATGGTTATCTGATGCTTTCGGAGTTGAAATAG
- a CDS encoding phosphate ABC transporter ATP-binding protein, giving the protein MIDQRKDKAENCCAGTGSAMLDVRELGVRAGARELLRGVSFEVVRHEVFGIIGPSGGGKSTLLRAMNRLTDLTGLKVTGDVVLHGSSIFASGTDVDALRARVGMLFQQPVIFPTSIRENVLFGAKRLRRMSRADEEACVERSLREASLWEEVKDRLKAPAMKLSVGQQQRLCLARTLATEPEVILMDEPTSALDPRSTEAIEGLVRRLRETHTIVLVTHNLRQARELADRVAFVGVRDGVGQLLCGGTVSEVLDNTRLTELDEYVCCQ; this is encoded by the coding sequence ATGATTGATCAAAGGAAAGATAAGGCAGAGAATTGCTGTGCGGGAACTGGTTCGGCGATGCTGGACGTGCGCGAGCTCGGGGTGAGGGCGGGGGCGCGAGAGTTGTTACGCGGGGTTTCATTCGAAGTGGTGAGGCATGAGGTTTTTGGGATTATTGGGCCGTCAGGGGGTGGGAAAAGCACTTTGTTGCGGGCAATGAACCGCTTGACGGATCTGACGGGGTTGAAGGTGACGGGGGATGTTGTCTTGCACGGATCGTCGATTTTTGCATCAGGGACCGATGTGGATGCGTTGCGGGCGCGGGTGGGGATGTTGTTTCAGCAGCCGGTGATTTTTCCGACGAGCATTCGGGAGAATGTGTTGTTCGGGGCGAAGCGTTTGCGGAGGATGTCACGGGCGGATGAAGAGGCGTGTGTGGAACGTTCGTTGCGGGAGGCGTCGTTGTGGGAGGAGGTGAAGGATCGGTTGAAGGCACCGGCGATGAAGTTGTCGGTGGGGCAGCAGCAGCGTTTGTGTTTGGCTCGGACTTTGGCGACGGAGCCGGAGGTGATTTTGATGGACGAGCCGACGAGTGCCTTGGATCCGCGTAGCACGGAGGCGATTGAGGGGTTGGTGCGTCGACTGCGGGAGACGCATACGATTGTTTTGGTGACCCACAATTTGAGACAGGCTCGTGAGTTGGCGGATCGGGTAGCTTTTGTCGGCGTGCGGGACGGGGTTGGGCAGCTGTTGTGTGGGGGGACGGTGAGCGAGGTGCTGGACAACACGCGGCTGACGGAGCTGGATGAGTATGTTTGTTGTCAGTGA
- a CDS encoding alkaline phosphatase, translating to MTAPASSSRRDFLRASVLASAVFGSEAALVANDSRKADGNSGKARNVIFMVSDGMNHGALTLAKNYRSLFEQKSTHWTQLYRERPIVRALMETFSANSIVTDSAAAASAWGAGHRVQNGKINVLHDGRHATPLHQVLQKAGFKTGLVSTATITHATPAGFAANAESRASEEIIATQYLDRRVDVLLGGGQKFFSPQLCQWYRDAGYDLVQNRDALLKLPAGKTDRLLGLFSDSHIPFTIDRNHDAKLAAEVPTLAELTQVALNRLAPSANGFFLLVEGARIDHAGHHNDAAASIHDQLAFDDAICTVVEFIDKHPDTLLIITTDHGCGGIQMNGVNPTDKQAMNPGVYSASNAAFERIRGFKHSFEWMKQQGVDGLSGPRLGDTLHQHTGIRFDEKDLKELQGLKLSVAPVFQKYHGIGWTSGNHTGELVEFCALGPGSQHFPAYMENREIHDLVLKAMALA from the coding sequence ATGACCGCTCCTGCCTCCTCATCTCGTCGCGACTTTCTGCGCGCGTCCGTTCTCGCCTCCGCCGTGTTCGGCTCGGAAGCCGCGCTGGTCGCCAACGACAGCCGGAAAGCGGACGGCAACTCGGGCAAGGCGCGTAACGTCATTTTCATGGTCAGTGACGGCATGAATCACGGTGCCCTCACCCTTGCCAAAAATTACCGGTCCCTCTTCGAACAAAAATCCACCCACTGGACCCAGCTTTATCGCGAACGCCCCATCGTTCGTGCCTTGATGGAAACCTTCTCGGCCAACAGCATCGTCACCGATTCCGCCGCCGCCGCCAGTGCTTGGGGTGCAGGGCATCGCGTTCAGAACGGCAAGATCAACGTGCTGCACGACGGACGCCACGCCACTCCGCTGCATCAGGTTCTGCAAAAAGCTGGCTTCAAAACCGGCCTGGTCAGCACCGCCACCATCACCCACGCCACCCCCGCCGGTTTCGCCGCCAATGCCGAAAGCCGCGCCAGTGAAGAAATCATCGCCACCCAATACCTCGACCGACGAGTCGACGTCCTGCTCGGAGGCGGTCAAAAATTTTTCAGCCCCCAGCTCTGTCAATGGTATCGCGACGCCGGTTATGATCTGGTGCAAAATCGCGACGCCCTGCTCAAACTGCCCGCTGGCAAAACCGACCGGCTGCTCGGCCTGTTCAGCGACAGCCACATTCCCTTCACCATCGACCGCAACCACGACGCCAAGCTCGCCGCCGAGGTCCCCACCCTCGCAGAACTTACCCAAGTCGCCCTCAACCGCCTCGCCCCTTCGGCCAATGGCTTTTTTCTCTTGGTTGAAGGTGCCCGCATCGACCACGCCGGACACCACAACGACGCTGCCGCCTCGATCCACGACCAGCTCGCGTTTGATGACGCCATCTGCACCGTCGTTGAATTCATCGACAAACATCCCGACACCCTGCTCATCATCACCACCGACCACGGCTGCGGCGGCATTCAGATGAACGGCGTCAACCCGACCGACAAACAAGCCATGAACCCTGGCGTCTACTCTGCCAGCAACGCCGCCTTCGAGCGCATCCGCGGTTTCAAACATTCCTTCGAGTGGATGAAACAACAAGGCGTCGATGGACTCAGCGGCCCCCGACTCGGGGACACCCTCCATCAACACACCGGCATCAGGTTCGACGAAAAAGATCTCAAGGAGCTCCAGGGCCTCAAGCTTTCCGTCGCCCCCGTGTTTCAAAAATACCACGGCATCGGCTGGACCAGCGGCAACCACACCGGAGAACTCGTCGAATTTTGCGCCCTCGGACCCGGCTCCCAACACTTTCCCGCCTACATGGAAAACCGTGAAATCCACGATCTTGTTCTCAAGGCCATGGCTCTCGCTTAG
- a CDS encoding sterol desaturase family protein, translated as MQSFLFWSAVGFAISVVMTSFFEWAIHRFVMHKPVGKFDYAFRAHAVVHHKVFKADHTYHLVKESDKETIPMAWWNGPVLIMLAQIPMLPVALLAGQWAILAGSLTAVTGYYVVYEYIHWCMHLPRKRHIERSGIFFRLNGHHLLHHRYMHKNFNVVFPLADFFMGTLLLRSKIKFAQARGPSVPNVQPHAEVQPPTDHEAPEGAALPAPGI; from the coding sequence ATGCAATCTTTCTTATTTTGGTCCGCAGTCGGATTCGCCATTTCGGTGGTGATGACTTCTTTTTTTGAATGGGCGATTCATCGTTTTGTGATGCACAAGCCAGTTGGCAAGTTTGATTATGCTTTTCGTGCGCATGCCGTGGTGCATCACAAGGTTTTCAAGGCGGATCACACTTATCATTTGGTAAAGGAGTCGGATAAGGAAACCATCCCGATGGCCTGGTGGAATGGTCCGGTCTTGATCATGCTGGCGCAGATTCCGATGCTGCCGGTGGCGTTGTTGGCGGGTCAGTGGGCGATTCTTGCCGGATCATTGACGGCGGTGACCGGCTACTACGTCGTTTACGAATACATTCACTGGTGCATGCACCTTCCCCGCAAACGCCACATTGAGCGTTCAGGCATTTTCTTCCGCCTCAATGGTCACCATTTGTTGCATCACCGTTACATGCACAAAAATTTCAACGTGGTGTTCCCTCTCGCGGATTTTTTCATGGGCACCTTGCTATTGCGTTCGAAGATCAAGTTTGCGCAGGCACGCGGACCCTCGGTTCCCAATGTGCAACCGCATGCCGAGGTGCAGCCTCCCACGGATCATGAAGCGCCTGAGGGTGCGGCTTTGCCAGCTCCTGGCATCTGA
- a CDS encoding DpnII family type II restriction endonuclease, giving the protein MKRYRQTFEEIVASLIPIEASWLDPHAEGVILALKNLPKKPTYEAADVAALLAGDFATALTTIRLFLDLSKDDFTHRMRDAMGEGGIGIKRYLSDPPAYLNALDSMGLCEKMSTLIHHPPHWSDVLVERLKGGRGSAIKGQTRGRGMEDFVEEIVKSVFVSQEVAVRHRFTGANGRSTEKADFCVPSAMDPRILIEVKAYGATGSKQTDVLGDIARIVEEKRHDTVLLLVTDGITWKQRPSDLRKLIRLQNEGKIQRIYTKSMSEELREDLETLKAEI; this is encoded by the coding sequence ATGAAACGTTATCGACAGACCTTCGAAGAAATTGTCGCATCTCTTATTCCCATTGAGGCGTCTTGGCTCGATCCACACGCCGAAGGAGTGATTTTGGCCCTGAAAAATCTGCCGAAAAAACCGACCTATGAAGCTGCTGATGTAGCGGCCCTGTTGGCGGGGGATTTCGCCACCGCACTCACAACCATCAGGCTATTTTTAGATCTCTCTAAAGATGATTTCACCCACCGTATGAGGGACGCTATGGGCGAAGGCGGTATCGGGATAAAAAGATATCTATCGGATCCGCCCGCCTACTTAAATGCCCTCGACTCCATGGGTCTTTGCGAAAAGATGTCGACACTAATCCATCATCCGCCTCACTGGTCCGATGTATTGGTCGAGCGACTGAAGGGAGGACGTGGCAGTGCCATCAAGGGCCAGACGCGCGGTCGCGGCATGGAGGATTTTGTAGAAGAAATTGTCAAATCAGTGTTTGTATCCCAAGAAGTCGCCGTGCGACATCGTTTTACTGGCGCCAACGGACGCAGCACGGAAAAAGCCGATTTTTGCGTGCCCTCAGCAATGGACCCACGCATTCTAATCGAAGTTAAAGCTTACGGCGCTACTGGAAGCAAACAAACAGATGTGTTGGGCGACATTGCGAGGATTGTAGAAGAAAAAAGACACGATACGGTGCTTTTGTTAGTGACGGATGGTATTACATGGAAGCAACGTCCAAGTGACCTTCGTAAGCTGATTAGACTACAAAATGAAGGGAAAATACAGAGAATATACACCAAATCGATGTCTGAAGAGTTGCGCGAAGATTTGGAAACGTTAAAAGCGGAAATTTAA